AAGAAGATCTTGACGATTGGATAAAAGAATATAATGATGAGAGGCCACATACTGGCAAGTATTGTTACGGAAAAACGCCCATGCAAACATTTCTAGATTCGAAGAATATTGCTCTAGAAAAAATGTTGGATAATAAATTACAGACAATAAAAGAAAACGAGAGTGTCAGATTAAATGCTGGCTAGTACAGATTTTCCTTTATATTATAATCATTTTAAAGCATCAGTGATTGATGCGCTCATGGACGCTGGGAAGGAGACAATTATTGTACGTTTAATAGCTAAAAGAGTGTCAGTCCCCCATGGGCACTTATCAATTATCGTTAATAAACTTCCTACAATAATAGGAGTAAGAAAATAAATTGCCACAACCTTTTTAAAATAATTTAGTGTATTGCCCTGTAAATGAAATCGTTAAAAATTAAAATAGACAAAAAGTGACACAAACACGATCGAGACTGTTGCTAGTATGAGAATATTTATAAATGGTAGCCTTTCGCCAAGATTCCATGTTTCTTCTGTAAAGCCAACTGGGATTGCAAGAATAGAAGCGCCTACGATAATTTGCATTATATCGCGGGGCCTGAGTCCCACCATAAAAGACTTCACTACGCGCGATATGACTTTTCCAGAACTGTCAAGAATCGGATAGACTCTGTGAAGATAGCCGCCTATGCGTTTTATAGTAAATTGTTTTTTTGACTTTTCTTCTATTTTAGAATTTTCCATTGTATAAGGTTAGTTGTATCTATTATATTGTTAAAGACACTCGGAAGAAGATCGTCATTTCGGGTGTGGTATTTCTTATCATATTCAATATCTGCTAATCATTCTATTTGTCGTTCCACGTCTTAAGCGGCATTCTTCCGCTCTCTTCGCAGTGCATAATAATTTAATCAATAATATCCCAGAAAAGAATCCACCAATATGAGCCCAGAAAGCTACACCACCCATCCCCGAGCTAAAAAATCCACCAATTAATTGCAGTATGAACCAGTAACCAAGCATGAAAAAAGCTGGTACAATTATTCTGGTTATGAAGAAGCCAAAAATAATTAGCATATGCACTGGAGCTCTGGGAAACATCACTGCATAAGCGCCCATAACACCCCCAATGGCTCCTGATGCGCCAACCATTGGGATCTGGCTTGAGGGATCTGCTGCAATCTGCGCAGCGGCAGCACAGATGCCGCAAAGGATATAGAATATAATAAACTTAACTGGTCCAAGAATATCCTCAACATTATCGCCAAAGATTCCGAGAAACCACATATTACCTATTAAATGCAACCATCCACCATGCATAAACATTGATGTTACAGGTGTCAACCAATTCGGTTTTCCGTCAAGCACGTAGGCAAGGCCATCCCCCACAGGAACCTGTGTGCCAGGTTTGACTAGACCTAACAAATCTCCGGGTATTAAACCATATTGAATAATAGAATTTAACAAATCGGGATGAGTCCCCAGCTTTTGTATGAATATCCATATCAGGACATTCATGATAATAATAATATAAGTAACAATTGACCTGTAATAAGTCGGATTTTCATCTTTGATTGGTATCATGATTTTCCCTTTCCTATAAAGCGATGTTACTTATCCTAAGTATAATATAGCAACAAATTAATCTACAACTTTATGACTTATTATAGGAGGTGCACAAATTATAATTTCTCCTGCAAAGGTATTGCCATTTTTATGTCAATAAAATATTCATAATAATCCCTAATCTCAGCTTCTCTCTTCTCAAACTTGCGCTGATATAATAGCGTGTCTTGTTTCTTGAAGAAATAAAGAAGTTGACTACTCGAAATAGAGTGCCATAATATTTCCCTAATCAATTTGTGGAGAATATATCGTTATTTTTTAACAAAATGAATTATACTTTTAGGTATTGACTAATTATCCTGAATTCTCAATTTATATAGCGATTTTAATAATAGATTATGATACTTAAAAACTTAGAACTCAAAGATGATTATCTGATCATTTCTGATCGGAAATTTAATTCTAGACTATTTATTGGCACTGGAAAGTATTCATCCATTGATATAATGAAGGAAGCCATTGAGGAGTCTGAATCAGAGATGGTCACAGTAGCACTGAGAAGGGTTGATCTGAAGAATCCGAATGATGATCTATTAGGCTCATTAGTTAATAACAAGAGGATAAAGCTTCTGCCTAATACCTCAGGGGCCAGAAATGCTGAAGAGGCAATCAGGCTTTCGAGAATAGCAAGGGAGATGGGCTGCGGGAACTGGGTTAAGCTTGAGGTTACCCCTGAACCCAGATATCTGCTTCCTGATCCCATTGAGACAGAAATTGCAGCAAAAACTCTTGTGAAGGATGGATTCGTCGTTTTACCATACATCAATGCAGATCCCATCTTAGCTAAAAGGCTTGAAGAGGTCGGATGTGCTACCGTTATGCCACTGGGTTCTCCAATTGGTACTAATAAGGGGATTAAGACTCTGGATAATATTAAAATTATCATTGAAATGTCAAACGTTCCAGTTGTGGTAGATGCAGGTTTGGGCACACCATCCCATGCTGCTCAGGCAATGGAGCTTGGTGCTGATGCTGTATTGGTAAATACCGCCATTGCTGTCTCCCAGAATCCTTCTCTTATAGCAAGAGCCTTCAAGAAAGGGGTAGAAGCTGGAAGGGAGGCATATATTGCCGGTCAGGTTGAAATAAGCGATATCGCTATTTCATCGAGTCCTCTTACAGGTTTTTTAAGATAATCAATTATATCGATTTACTCAA
The sequence above is drawn from the Spirochaetota bacterium genome and encodes:
- a CDS encoding rhomboid family intramembrane serine protease, with translation MIPIKDENPTYYRSIVTYIIIIMNVLIWIFIQKLGTHPDLLNSIIQYGLIPGDLLGLVKPGTQVPVGDGLAYVLDGKPNWLTPVTSMFMHGGWLHLIGNMWFLGIFGDNVEDILGPVKFIIFYILCGICAAAAQIAADPSSQIPMVGASGAIGGVMGAYAVMFPRAPVHMLIIFGFFITRIIVPAFFMLGYWFILQLIGGFFSSGMGGVAFWAHIGGFFSGILLIKLLCTAKRAEECRLRRGTTNRMISRY
- a CDS encoding thiazole synthase; this translates as MILKNLELKDDYLIISDRKFNSRLFIGTGKYSSIDIMKEAIEESESEMVTVALRRVDLKNPNDDLLGSLVNNKRIKLLPNTSGARNAEEAIRLSRIAREMGCGNWVKLEVTPEPRYLLPDPIETEIAAKTLVKDGFVVLPYINADPILAKRLEEVGCATVMPLGSPIGTNKGIKTLDNIKIIIEMSNVPVVVDAGLGTPSHAAQAMELGADAVLVNTAIAVSQNPSLIARAFKKGVEAGREAYIAGQVEISDIAISSSPLTGFLR